The Enterococcus sp. 7F3_DIV0205 genome has a window encoding:
- a CDS encoding organic hydroperoxide resistance protein: MKKIYSTTIINTGGREGEVFSPDKSFSYQVTSPGPHQENKTNPEQLFAAAYSSCFNSALELVMAQQKITSKSTVKATVSLFSDEQTGFQVGVVLSVKIDDVDREKAEELVKAAHEVCPYSKATRGNISVELEVE; encoded by the coding sequence ATGAAAAAAATCTATTCAACAACGATCATCAATACAGGCGGAAGAGAAGGAGAAGTTTTCTCACCGGATAAATCATTTAGTTATCAAGTGACATCACCTGGTCCTCATCAAGAAAATAAAACAAATCCAGAGCAATTATTTGCAGCAGCATATAGCTCTTGTTTCAACAGTGCTTTAGAACTTGTGATGGCACAACAAAAAATTACATCAAAAAGCACAGTAAAAGCGACTGTTTCATTATTTAGCGATGAACAAACTGGCTTTCAAGTTGGGGTTGTATTATCGGTAAAAATCGATGATGTCGATCGTGAAAAAGCAGAAGAATTAGTTAAGGCAGCTCATGAAGTATGTCCATACTCAAAAGCAACAAGAGGAAATATTTCAGTTGAGTTAGAAGTAGAATAA
- a CDS encoding response regulator transcription factor, giving the protein MNNILIVEDDSYINDLLYETLVTESFSCTQAYSGSEALLCIEKKNFQVILLDLMLPGITGEKLVPLIKEKCTAAIIIISSKDVLDTKVEMLTSGADDYMTKPFEIEELLARIQVQLRKSSPYQGSLKSFRSLTLNKDRNALFVAGQEIALTHREFNIMELFLSYPKKIFSKQEIYEYAWNDFYVGEDKTVNVHISNIRQKIKKETQEEWIKTVWGVGFTLQS; this is encoded by the coding sequence ATGAATAACATTTTGATTGTGGAAGATGATTCTTATATTAATGATCTACTCTATGAAACATTAGTAACAGAATCATTTTCCTGTACACAAGCTTATTCTGGGTCAGAAGCATTGTTGTGTATAGAAAAGAAAAACTTTCAAGTTATCTTATTAGACTTAATGTTGCCAGGGATTACGGGAGAAAAATTAGTACCGCTTATAAAAGAAAAATGTACTGCAGCAATTATTATCATTTCATCAAAAGATGTGTTAGATACTAAAGTTGAGATGTTGACTAGTGGAGCAGATGACTATATGACGAAACCTTTCGAAATTGAAGAGCTATTGGCGCGTATTCAAGTACAATTGCGAAAAAGTAGCCCTTATCAAGGGAGTTTGAAGTCATTTCGATCGTTGACACTGAATAAAGATAGAAATGCTCTATTTGTAGCAGGGCAGGAAATTGCCTTAACACATAGAGAATTTAACATCATGGAGTTGTTCCTGTCTTATCCTAAAAAAATATTTAGTAAGCAAGAAATTTATGAATATGCCTGGAATGATTTTTATGTAGGTGAAGATAAGACAGTCAATGTTCATATTTCAAATATTCGTCAAAAAATCAAAAAGGAAACGCAAGAAGAGTGGATCAAAACAGTTTGGGGAGTGGGCTTTACTTTACAAAGTTAG
- a CDS encoding DUF3887 domain-containing protein, translating into MKKIISSMIIIFTGIMLLAACGEKVDQETSTKMTAKAEEVVSLINDGDYEKASESFSDQLLKQLNKTDFEAVVAPLLKKSGNFEKFEKSTVEKKDGFYVVVLVAKYEKDKRVFTISINEKEKLEGFFIK; encoded by the coding sequence ATGAAAAAAATAATATCATCAATGATCATTATATTTACGGGAATTATGTTATTAGCCGCTTGCGGGGAAAAGGTGGATCAAGAAACGTCAACTAAAATGACAGCCAAAGCGGAAGAGGTTGTAAGCTTAATTAATGATGGTGATTATGAAAAAGCTAGTGAGTCTTTTTCAGATCAATTGCTAAAACAGTTGAATAAAACAGATTTTGAAGCGGTTGTGGCTCCACTTCTTAAAAAGTCGGGAAATTTTGAAAAGTTTGAGAAAAGTACAGTTGAAAAAAAAGATGGCTTTTATGTGGTAGTTTTAGTTGCTAAATATGAAAAAGATAAAAGAGTCTTTACGATCTCTATCAATGAAAAAGAAAAGTTAGAAGGTTTTTTTATTAAATAA
- the clpB gene encoding ATP-dependent chaperone ClpB, with product MNIEKMTTTLQEAIAEAQQVAVTRHHQEIDIAHLWKIFLQPNHFGRNFYTDAGVDVDAFEREIDKAIDEYPSIQGSNIQYGQSMSQNLFNLLAEADKLRESFQDEFLATEIVILALMKLKNYRLTKYLTSQGITEKELRKNIEDMRGGDRVTSQNQEEQYKALEKYGVDLVQQVKSGNQDPIIGRDEEIRDVIRILSRKTKNNPVLIGEPGVGKTAIVEGLAQRIVRKDVPENLKDKTIFSLDMGALIAGAKFRGEFEERLKAVLKEVKKSEGRIILFIDEIHNIVGAGKTEGSMDAGNLLKPMLARGELHLIGATTLDEYRQYMEKDKALERRFQKVLVKEPTVEDTISILRGLKERFEIHHSVNIHDNALVAAATLSDRYITDRFLPDKAIDLVDEASATIRVEMNSMPTELDQVTRRLMQLEIEEAALKKESDDASKKRLGALQEELADLREEANAMKMQWETEKEEVNAVSNKRGEIDKAKHELEDAENNYDLERAAVLRHGTIPQLEEELKQLEAKNAKDNVRMVQEAVTENEIAQVVGRLTGIPVTKLVEGEREKLMKLNETLHKRVIGQDEAVDAVSDAVIRSRAGLQDPNRPLGSFLFLGPTGVGKTELAKALAEDLFDSEDHMVRIDMSEYMEKHSVSRLVGAPPGYIGYEEGGQLTEAVRRNPYTIVLLDEIEKAHPDVFNILLQVLDDGRLTDSKGRVVDFKNTVLIMTSNIGSQLLLEGVTPEGTIPEAVEEQVMTILRGNFKPEFLNRIDDTILFTPLSLENVKGIIGKMTAQLAKRLEHQEIELVISDEAKTWIAESGYDPAYGARPLKRFITKEVETPLAKEIVSGRVLPKTKVTISLLNEQLVFENEPIEE from the coding sequence ATGAACATCGAAAAAATGACAACGACTTTACAAGAGGCAATCGCAGAGGCGCAACAAGTAGCAGTCACTCGTCATCATCAGGAAATCGATATTGCTCACCTATGGAAGATTTTTTTGCAGCCGAATCATTTTGGTCGTAATTTTTATACAGACGCTGGAGTTGATGTAGATGCTTTTGAGCGCGAAATCGATAAAGCAATCGATGAATATCCAAGTATTCAAGGCAGCAATATTCAATATGGTCAAAGCATGAGTCAGAATCTGTTTAACTTATTAGCTGAAGCAGACAAACTTAGAGAATCGTTTCAAGATGAGTTTCTAGCAACTGAAATCGTGATCTTAGCGTTGATGAAATTGAAAAATTATCGTTTAACAAAATATTTAACAAGTCAAGGAATCACAGAAAAAGAACTACGTAAAAATATCGAAGACATGAGAGGGGGAGATCGTGTGACTTCTCAAAATCAAGAAGAACAATACAAAGCATTAGAAAAATATGGGGTGGACTTAGTCCAACAAGTTAAAAGCGGTAATCAAGATCCAATTATCGGTCGTGATGAAGAAATTCGTGACGTGATTCGGATTTTATCTCGTAAAACAAAAAATAATCCTGTTTTGATTGGTGAACCAGGGGTTGGTAAAACAGCAATCGTCGAAGGGTTAGCACAACGAATCGTTCGTAAAGACGTGCCTGAAAACTTAAAAGATAAAACAATCTTTTCATTAGATATGGGGGCTTTGATTGCCGGAGCTAAATTCCGAGGCGAATTTGAAGAACGCCTAAAAGCAGTCCTAAAAGAAGTAAAGAAAAGTGAAGGTCGTATCATTTTATTCATTGATGAGATTCACAACATTGTTGGCGCAGGCAAAACAGAAGGTAGTATGGATGCCGGAAACTTATTAAAACCAATGTTAGCTCGTGGGGAATTACATTTGATCGGTGCTACAACACTAGATGAATATCGTCAGTACATGGAAAAAGATAAAGCATTAGAACGTCGTTTCCAAAAAGTCTTAGTGAAAGAACCAACGGTGGAAGATACGATCAGTATTTTACGTGGGCTTAAAGAACGTTTTGAAATTCATCATAGCGTAAATATCCACGATAATGCCTTGGTGGCTGCGGCTACTTTATCAGATCGTTATATAACTGATCGGTTCTTGCCAGATAAAGCTATTGATTTAGTCGATGAAGCAAGTGCGACAATTCGGGTTGAAATGAATTCAATGCCAACTGAACTGGATCAAGTAACACGTCGTTTAATGCAATTAGAGATTGAAGAAGCGGCGTTGAAAAAAGAATCAGATGATGCTAGTAAAAAACGTTTAGGTGCATTACAAGAAGAATTGGCAGATCTTCGAGAAGAAGCCAATGCAATGAAGATGCAGTGGGAAACAGAAAAAGAAGAAGTCAATGCTGTCAGCAATAAACGTGGAGAAATCGATAAAGCAAAACATGAACTAGAAGATGCTGAAAATAATTATGATCTAGAAAGAGCAGCTGTTCTTCGTCATGGTACGATTCCACAATTAGAAGAAGAATTGAAACAGCTTGAAGCTAAAAATGCGAAAGACAATGTACGCATGGTACAAGAAGCTGTAACTGAAAATGAGATTGCGCAAGTCGTTGGTCGTTTAACGGGCATTCCTGTGACCAAACTAGTTGAAGGGGAACGGGAAAAACTAATGAAATTGAACGAAACCCTTCACAAACGTGTCATCGGTCAAGATGAAGCTGTAGATGCTGTGAGTGATGCAGTGATTCGTTCTCGTGCTGGTTTACAAGATCCAAATCGTCCATTAGGTTCTTTCTTATTCTTAGGTCCAACAGGTGTTGGTAAGACAGAACTTGCTAAAGCTTTAGCGGAAGATCTTTTCGATTCAGAAGATCACATGGTTCGGATCGATATGAGTGAGTATATGGAAAAACACAGTGTATCTCGCTTGGTTGGAGCTCCTCCCGGTTACATTGGTTACGAAGAAGGCGGTCAATTAACTGAAGCTGTTCGTCGTAATCCATATACGATCGTTTTACTAGATGAAATCGAAAAAGCGCATCCTGATGTATTTAACATTTTACTTCAAGTGTTAGATGATGGTCGCTTGACGGATTCTAAAGGCCGAGTGGTTGATTTTAAAAATACTGTCTTGATCATGACAAGTAACATTGGCTCTCAATTATTGCTTGAAGGTGTGACGCCAGAAGGAACGATTCCAGAAGCTGTTGAAGAGCAAGTGATGACGATTTTACGCGGGAATTTCAAACCAGAATTCCTAAATCGAATTGATGACACAATTTTATTTACACCACTAAGCCTAGAAAATGTCAAAGGCATTATCGGAAAAATGACGGCTCAATTAGCGAAACGTTTAGAACATCAAGAAATCGAATTAGTGATTTCTGATGAAGCAAAAACTTGGATCGCTGAAAGTGGTTATGATCCAGCTTACGGAGCTCGTCCATTGAAACGTTTTATTACGAAGGAAGTAGAAACTCCATTAGCAAAAGAAATCGTTTCAGGCCGAGTATTGCCGAAAACAAAAGTAACGATCAGTCTGTTGAATGAACAGTTAGTTTTTGAAAATGAACCAATAGAAGAATAA
- a CDS encoding MarR family winged helix-turn-helix transcriptional regulator, translating to MNKKSRRLEEQLCFSLQTASKQFNRMYAKALKPFHLTYPQYLVLLVLWEYSDQRISDIGEKLALDTGTLTPMLKRMEKNGYIHRNRLPEDERIVIVSLSEKAAQLETEIYDQVQGCLNQLDFNEKEYFSLIEQINSLSKQIGEINH from the coding sequence GTGAATAAAAAAAGCAGAAGATTAGAAGAGCAGCTTTGTTTTTCTTTACAAACAGCCTCAAAACAGTTTAACAGAATGTATGCTAAGGCGTTGAAACCATTTCATTTAACCTATCCCCAATATTTAGTCTTGCTCGTTTTATGGGAATATTCAGATCAAAGGATCTCAGATATTGGTGAAAAACTAGCGCTTGATACAGGAACATTAACTCCTATGTTGAAAAGAATGGAGAAAAATGGTTACATTCATCGCAATAGACTGCCAGAAGATGAACGGATCGTGATTGTTTCGCTTTCAGAAAAAGCGGCTCAATTAGAAACAGAAATCTATGATCAAGTACAAGGGTGTTTAAATCAGCTTGATTTCAATGAAAAAGAATATTTTTCATTAATTGAACAAATCAACTCTTTAAGCAAACAAATTGGTGAAATCAACCATTAA
- a CDS encoding GNAT family N-acetyltransferase: protein MDQKEFRDNLELKAVDEKYVDQFNELLSYVFQFTEADLEESGYESKKELIKSKQPILEQSKVFGWFHDEQLISQIAIYPCEVNIHGKLFKMGGITGVGTYPEYANHGLMQDLIHLALKNMREDKQWISYLYPYSIPYYRRKGWEIMSDKLSFKIRDTQLPKQITVPGMVERVSVDHEDVFTVYAKFARQNHGALIRSEFNWEEYWRFENEDERTAAVYYGANQEPLGVLFYWVAEDVFHIKEMFYINQEARNGLWNFISAHFSMIDWAEGDIYKNEPLAFLLDDSQIKETIEPYYMARIVDVKEMLLAYPYASTAKPFHFVVNDPVAEWNNGIFSLLWDEDDQVSVSDEPLGQAVQIDIQTLTCLLMNYRRPTYLHRIERLNTDKETLNSLERIFPDQEAYFSDYF from the coding sequence ATGGACCAAAAAGAGTTCAGAGATAATTTAGAATTAAAAGCAGTAGATGAAAAATATGTGGATCAGTTCAATGAATTATTGAGTTATGTCTTTCAATTTACGGAAGCTGATTTAGAAGAAAGCGGCTATGAAAGTAAAAAAGAATTGATCAAATCAAAACAACCTATTTTAGAACAATCAAAAGTATTCGGGTGGTTTCATGATGAACAACTGATTTCTCAAATTGCGATTTATCCCTGTGAAGTAAATATACATGGGAAGCTTTTCAAAATGGGGGGTATTACAGGTGTTGGGACCTATCCTGAATATGCGAATCACGGCTTGATGCAAGATTTGATTCATCTTGCACTTAAAAATATGAGAGAAGATAAACAATGGATTTCTTATCTTTACCCTTACAGCATTCCATACTATCGTAGAAAAGGCTGGGAAATCATGTCAGATAAGCTGTCGTTCAAAATTCGTGATACCCAATTACCTAAGCAAATTACTGTTCCAGGAATGGTGGAACGTGTAAGTGTAGACCACGAAGACGTATTTACGGTTTATGCTAAATTTGCTCGTCAAAATCATGGTGCCTTGATCCGAAGTGAATTTAATTGGGAGGAATATTGGCGCTTTGAAAATGAAGATGAACGCACGGCTGCTGTTTATTATGGAGCGAATCAAGAGCCTTTAGGTGTGCTGTTTTACTGGGTAGCGGAAGATGTGTTTCATATTAAGGAAATGTTCTACATCAATCAAGAAGCACGTAATGGACTATGGAATTTCATTTCGGCTCACTTTTCAATGATTGATTGGGCTGAGGGAGATATTTATAAAAATGAACCCCTTGCTTTTTTACTTGATGATAGCCAGATCAAAGAAACGATCGAACCTTATTATATGGCTAGAATTGTAGATGTTAAGGAAATGCTGTTAGCTTATCCCTATGCAAGTACCGCAAAACCATTTCACTTTGTGGTAAATGACCCTGTTGCTGAATGGAACAATGGTATTTTTAGTTTACTATGGGATGAAGATGATCAAGTTTCTGTGTCGGATGAGCCATTAGGTCAAGCGGTACAAATCGATATTCAGACTTTGACTTGTCTCTTGATGAATTATCGCCGTCCAACATACTTGCATCGAATCGAGCGTTTAAATACGGATAAAGAAACTTTAAATTCTTTGGAACGAATTTTCCCTGATCAAGAAGCCTATTTTAGTGATTACTTCTGA
- a CDS encoding TraX family protein: protein MNKKLNAFHLKIIAVTAMAVNHAGIIFSWSHSTNTIGFFAISEFVGRFTFPIMAYLLVEGFHYTKNVRKYCMRLILFWLVSIYPFYLLHNPTYAFSITDMPNNIFFTLLMGLLMLIVYSRTSNKVMRVLTVLLFSILTILSDWSIIGVLIIWSFYINHNQIGKKRTMIGTFMLFETISLVGLFMNNAAPSWIAEAFSQFGFLAVLFLLVQYNGERGYSPKWVKWGFYWFYPIHLVVLELVRYFFL, encoded by the coding sequence ATGAATAAAAAACTTAATGCATTTCATTTGAAAATTATTGCAGTGACTGCTATGGCCGTCAATCATGCTGGGATTATTTTTTCATGGAGCCACAGTACAAACACGATAGGATTTTTTGCAATCTCAGAATTTGTCGGGAGGTTTACATTTCCGATCATGGCCTATCTATTAGTAGAAGGATTTCATTACACTAAAAATGTAAGAAAGTATTGTATGAGGTTAATTCTTTTTTGGCTAGTGTCGATTTATCCATTCTATCTGCTTCATAACCCAACATATGCTTTTTCGATTACTGATATGCCTAATAATATTTTCTTTACTCTATTGATGGGATTATTGATGTTGATTGTTTATTCACGAACGAGTAATAAAGTAATGCGCGTACTAACAGTTTTACTATTTAGCATTCTGACGATCCTTTCAGATTGGTCCATTATTGGGGTTCTTATAATTTGGTCTTTCTATATAAATCACAATCAAATAGGTAAAAAAAGAACAATGATTGGCACATTTATGCTTTTTGAAACTATTTCGCTTGTTGGTTTGTTCATGAATAATGCTGCGCCATCTTGGATAGCAGAAGCATTTTCGCAATTTGGTTTTTTAGCAGTGTTATTTTTATTAGTACAATATAACGGTGAAAGAGGCTATTCTCCTAAATGGGTCAAATGGGGATTCTACTGGTTTTATCCGATTCATTTAGTTGTACTTGAACTGGTTAGGTATTTCTTTCTATAA
- the lepA gene encoding translation elongation factor 4 has protein sequence MNINEMKQRQEKIRNFSIIAHIDHGKSTLADRILQKTETVSDREMQDQLLDAMDLERERGITIKLNAVELTYTAKDGEEYIFHLIDTPGHVDFTYEVSRSLAACEGAILVVDAAQGIEAQTLANVYLALDNDLEIIPVINKIDLPAADPERVRTEIEDVIGIDASDAVLASAKAGIGIEDILEQIVDLVPAPTGDLEAPLKALIFDSVYDSYRGVILNVRIMDGVVKPGDKIMMMNNNKTFEVTDVGIFSPKPISRDFLMVGDVGYITAAIKTVRDTQVGDTVTLANNPAKEALDGYRKMNPMVYCGLYPIDNSRYVELREALEKLQLNDAALQFEAESSQALGFGYRCGFLGLLHMDVIQERLEREFNLDLITTAPSVIYHVTKTDGTKIVVDNPAEFPDQSSVDFVEEPYVKATIMVPNEYVGAVMEISQRKRGEFVTMDYLDEYRVNVIYDMPLSEIVYDFFDRLKSGTKGYASLDYEMIGYRKSNLSKMDILLNSEKVDALSFIVHKDFAFERGKVIVEKLKKLIPRQQFEVPVQAAIGQKITARSTIKALRKNVLAKCYGGDISRKRKLLEKQKDGKKRMKQVGSVEVPQEAFMAVLKMDEDEPKK, from the coding sequence ATGAATATAAATGAAATGAAGCAAAGACAAGAAAAAATACGTAACTTTTCCATTATTGCTCATATTGACCATGGGAAATCCACACTGGCTGACCGTATTTTGCAAAAGACTGAAACTGTGTCGGATCGTGAAATGCAAGATCAATTGCTGGATGCTATGGATTTGGAACGTGAACGTGGAATTACGATCAAGTTAAATGCAGTAGAGTTGACATATACCGCTAAAGATGGTGAAGAGTACATTTTTCATTTGATCGATACGCCAGGACATGTTGATTTTACTTATGAAGTATCAAGAAGTTTAGCAGCCTGTGAAGGAGCGATTTTAGTTGTTGATGCGGCTCAAGGAATTGAAGCACAAACGCTAGCAAATGTTTATCTAGCTTTGGATAATGATTTGGAGATTATTCCAGTTATCAATAAAATCGATTTACCAGCAGCAGATCCAGAGCGTGTTCGTACAGAAATCGAAGATGTGATCGGGATCGATGCCAGTGATGCAGTTTTAGCTAGTGCTAAAGCGGGTATTGGGATTGAAGATATTTTGGAACAAATCGTTGATTTAGTTCCAGCGCCGACAGGTGATCTTGAAGCACCGTTAAAAGCATTGATTTTTGACTCAGTCTATGATAGTTATCGTGGGGTTATTTTAAATGTCCGGATCATGGACGGGGTTGTAAAACCTGGCGATAAGATCATGATGATGAATAATAATAAAACATTTGAAGTAACAGATGTTGGTATATTTTCTCCGAAACCGATCAGCCGGGATTTCTTGATGGTTGGCGATGTGGGCTACATTACAGCTGCAATTAAAACAGTTCGTGATACCCAAGTAGGAGACACTGTGACCCTAGCGAATAATCCTGCAAAAGAAGCATTAGATGGTTATCGTAAAATGAATCCAATGGTTTATTGCGGATTGTATCCAATCGACAATTCACGGTATGTTGAGTTACGAGAAGCTTTAGAAAAATTACAATTAAATGATGCTGCGTTACAGTTTGAAGCAGAGTCTTCTCAAGCGTTAGGCTTTGGTTACCGTTGCGGATTTTTAGGTCTGTTGCATATGGATGTTATTCAAGAACGTTTAGAAAGAGAATTTAATCTTGATTTGATCACAACGGCTCCTTCTGTAATTTATCATGTAACAAAGACGGATGGGACAAAGATCGTTGTTGATAATCCTGCCGAATTCCCAGATCAAAGCTCAGTGGATTTTGTTGAAGAACCATATGTTAAAGCAACGATCATGGTGCCAAATGAATATGTCGGAGCTGTGATGGAAATTTCTCAACGTAAACGCGGGGAATTTGTCACAATGGATTATTTGGATGAATACCGAGTAAATGTCATTTATGATATGCCATTGTCTGAGATTGTTTATGATTTCTTTGACCGTTTGAAGTCTGGTACAAAAGGATATGCGTCATTAGATTACGAAATGATCGGTTACCGTAAGAGTAATTTATCGAAGATGGACATTTTATTGAACTCAGAAAAAGTCGATGCCTTAAGTTTTATTGTGCATAAAGATTTTGCTTTTGAACGTGGAAAAGTAATTGTTGAGAAGTTGAAAAAATTAATTCCTCGTCAGCAATTTGAAGTGCCAGTTCAAGCGGCAATTGGTCAAAAAATCACTGCACGTTCTACGATCAAAGCGTTACGTAAAAACGTTTTGGCTAAGTGTTATGGTGGGGATATTTCACGTAAACGTAAATTATTAGAGAAACAAAAAGATGGTAAGAAACGGATGAAACAAGTTGGTTCGGTTGAAGTTCCTCAAGAAGCCTTCATGGCAGTTCTGAAAATGGACGAGGATGAACCGAAGAAATAA
- a CDS encoding DUF5067 domain-containing protein, with protein sequence MKKFLSVSALGLLSFLIVGCGGNDTSKEKVDSTKTEASSEIKDSAKEKGTDTFKDNILTTKDYTIKITGHEYLEGYQDSTVLAITFDFTNHSQENVQAYSSFLYSFKVSQEFENTVEELNMGIIADHEKFTEETSQGVVDVKPNGTVHSVSNYEVKDPSKPVDISVKANMFSDKVLGEFKFDPAQ encoded by the coding sequence ATGAAGAAGTTTTTAAGTGTGAGTGCATTGGGGTTATTATCATTTTTAATAGTTGGATGTGGTGGAAATGACACATCAAAAGAGAAGGTAGATTCTACTAAAACTGAGGCATCATCAGAAATTAAGGATTCAGCAAAAGAAAAAGGTACAGATACATTTAAAGATAACATTCTCACTACAAAAGATTACACAATTAAGATTACTGGTCATGAATATCTTGAGGGATATCAAGATTCTACTGTTTTAGCGATTACTTTTGATTTTACAAACCATAGCCAAGAGAATGTTCAAGCTTATTCCTCATTTTTATACTCTTTCAAAGTATCACAAGAATTTGAAAACACAGTTGAAGAATTAAATATGGGTATTATTGCTGATCATGAAAAATTTACAGAAGAAACTAGCCAAGGTGTCGTGGATGTTAAACCAAATGGTACAGTACATTCAGTTTCTAATTATGAAGTCAAAGACCCTTCAAAACCAGTGGATATTAGTGTGAAAGCAAACATGTTCTCAGACAAAGTCTTAGGAGAATTTAAATTTGATCCAGCACAATAA
- a CDS encoding ATP-binding cassette domain-containing protein produces MSDYLLETRSLSKKYNDRFAVEHVDLHIKRGAIYGLVGKNGAGKTTIMRMLSGLATPSSGEISLFGESGTQAKSHFSRIGVLIEEPGLYEDMSAVDNLKLKQIAIGLRGRDYISTLLNMVGLAEIGNKKVKEFSLGMRQRLGIAMALIGEPDLLILDEPINGLDPEGIVEIREILIKLVEEKNITIMISSHLLEELAKMATVYGFINKGKLIQEISHEKLMNECNQFIEIQLDAPMLATTVIEKLGILNYKVVNRNTIRIYEQLSRSSEINLALAKENSAIHSITTSQVSLEDYFLALTEGTNYG; encoded by the coding sequence ATGAGTGATTATTTGTTAGAAACAAGGTCTTTAAGTAAGAAATATAACGATCGCTTTGCTGTTGAACATGTGGATTTACATATCAAACGAGGAGCGATTTATGGATTAGTAGGGAAGAATGGGGCAGGAAAAACGACCATTATGCGAATGCTTAGTGGATTGGCGACTCCGAGTAGTGGAGAAATTTCTTTGTTTGGAGAAAGTGGAACGCAGGCTAAAAGTCATTTTTCTCGTATCGGCGTCTTGATCGAAGAACCTGGTTTATATGAGGATATGAGTGCAGTTGATAATTTGAAATTGAAACAAATTGCTATAGGTTTACGTGGGAGAGATTATATATCAACATTATTAAATATGGTAGGATTGGCTGAAATAGGTAATAAGAAAGTCAAAGAATTTTCTTTAGGGATGAGACAGAGACTAGGAATCGCAATGGCTTTGATTGGTGAACCAGATTTATTGATATTAGATGAGCCCATTAATGGTTTGGATCCAGAAGGAATTGTTGAAATACGAGAGATTTTGATAAAATTGGTGGAAGAAAAAAATATTACTATTATGATTTCTAGTCACTTGTTAGAGGAGCTTGCCAAAATGGCTACTGTCTATGGATTTATAAATAAAGGGAAGCTGATTCAAGAAATTTCCCATGAGAAACTAATGAATGAATGTAACCAGTTTATCGAGATACAATTAGATGCCCCTATGCTTGCAACTACTGTGATTGAAAAGTTAGGAATTCTAAATTATAAAGTAGTAAACCGAAATACGATTCGTATTTATGAACAATTATCTAGAAGTAGTGAAATTAATTTAGCTCTAGCTAAGGAGAATAGTGCGATTCATTCAATTACAACATCTCAGGTTTCATTAGAAGATTATTTTTTAGCTTTAACAGAGGGGACTAACTATGGTTAA
- a CDS encoding nucleoside 2-deoxyribosyltransferase, protein MKLYFAGPMFAKADLLYNEYMVKQIRDIDDSIEVYLPQENGAINDKTAYADSKMIALADTEKVLESDLLVAILDGITIDAGVASEIGVAYAKNIPIIALYTDTRQQGFDNQKKLAALGDTAENQFHYLNLYTVGLVKLNGTVVTTEQEFLDLIKKQLNR, encoded by the coding sequence ATGAAACTATACTTTGCTGGACCGATGTTTGCAAAAGCAGACTTACTTTATAATGAATATATGGTGAAACAAATCCGTGACATAGATGATTCGATTGAGGTTTATTTACCGCAGGAAAATGGTGCGATCAATGATAAAACCGCCTATGCTGATAGTAAAATGATTGCTTTAGCTGATACTGAAAAAGTTCTTGAAAGTGATTTGCTTGTAGCTATTTTAGATGGTATTACGATCGATGCTGGTGTAGCATCTGAAATCGGTGTTGCTTATGCCAAAAATATTCCAATAATTGCTTTGTATACAGATACTCGTCAACAAGGTTTTGATAACCAGAAAAAACTAGCAGCTTTAGGCGATACTGCAGAAAATCAATTCCACTATTTGAACTTGTACACTGTAGGTTTAGTTAAATTGAACGGGACTGTTGTCACCACAGAGCAAGAATTTTTAGATTTGATCAAAAAACAGTTAAACAGATAA